Proteins found in one Alicyclobacillus cycloheptanicus genomic segment:
- a CDS encoding CdaR family protein, translated as MDRFLHNNTVLRIIALVLAFAVWLGVNASSSANGTGANIGIAQTFPKSIQVLAPANMVVVSQTPSTGAVVVRANPQDLASLPGEMLGVTLVADARGLTAGTHKVQVAALNMPALGSQSYTLQPSVITVTLAQKATRTVGVSIQTTGAPGATYTVGKPTADVTRATVSGAASAVNKVSQVTATVSVQNAKQTVTHIANLTAVDASGNPVPGVTVNPATATVTVPIQAPLQPVMLIPQVIGTPAAGYAVAGVKIQPSTIQASGTFANNGTEPTINIPVDVTGLQATRTLHLSVPLSQGVTQAQPSSVTATVTIEPSLSRTFSLPILVKQLTGQEKVQFTGTKQVQVTVAGPRSIVSGLTAGQLTAYIDASALTNQSHEATVQVLTPAWIQVAELSQNQVPVQVSGKPS; from the coding sequence ATGGATCGGTTTCTCCATAACAACACAGTGCTGCGGATCATCGCGCTGGTGCTGGCATTCGCGGTGTGGCTTGGGGTGAATGCGAGCAGCAGCGCCAACGGAACAGGGGCGAACATCGGAATCGCGCAGACCTTCCCGAAGAGCATTCAGGTGCTGGCGCCGGCGAACATGGTGGTGGTGTCGCAGACGCCGAGTACGGGCGCGGTCGTCGTGCGGGCGAATCCGCAGGACCTGGCCAGCCTGCCGGGGGAGATGCTGGGGGTGACGCTGGTCGCCGACGCGCGGGGGCTGACGGCGGGGACACACAAGGTGCAGGTGGCGGCGCTGAACATGCCTGCGCTTGGCTCGCAGAGTTACACGCTGCAACCCTCTGTCATCACTGTCACGCTCGCGCAGAAAGCAACCCGGACGGTGGGGGTCAGCATCCAGACGACCGGGGCGCCAGGCGCCACATACACGGTGGGGAAGCCGACGGCTGACGTCACCCGCGCGACGGTCAGCGGGGCCGCGAGCGCCGTCAACAAGGTGTCGCAAGTCACCGCGACGGTCTCCGTGCAAAACGCCAAGCAGACGGTCACGCACATCGCGAACCTGACGGCTGTGGATGCTTCGGGAAACCCAGTGCCGGGCGTCACGGTCAATCCGGCAACGGCCACGGTCACGGTGCCCATTCAGGCGCCGCTGCAGCCCGTCATGCTCATCCCGCAAGTCATTGGTACGCCTGCAGCAGGGTACGCCGTCGCGGGTGTGAAGATACAGCCCTCTACCATTCAGGCCTCCGGAACCTTTGCGAACAACGGGACGGAGCCGACCATCAATATCCCCGTGGATGTCACGGGTCTCCAGGCGACGAGGACGCTTCACCTGTCGGTGCCGCTGAGTCAAGGTGTGACACAGGCTCAGCCGTCGAGCGTCACGGCCACGGTCACGATTGAACCGAGTCTGTCGAGGACGTTCAGCCTGCCCATTTTGGTGAAACAGCTGACCGGTCAGGAAAAGGTACAGTTCACAGGCACCAAACAGGTGCAGGTCACCGTGGCGGGGCCCAGGTCCATCGTCAGCGGTCTGACGGCCGGTCAGTTGACGGCCTACATCGACGCTTCTGCGCTGACCAACCAGAGCCACGAGGCCACGGTGCAGGTCTTGACACCGGCATGGATTCAGGTCGCAGAGCTCTCCCAAAACCAGGTTCCCGTGCAGGTCAGCGGCAAGCCGTCTTGA
- the glmM gene encoding phosphoglucosamine mutase — protein MSRLFGTDGVRGVANRDLTPELAFRLGRVGAYLLTGSRPGARFVIGKDTRVSGDMLEAALLSGILSMGVDALRVGIMSTPGVAYLTKHLHADAGVMISASHNPVEDNGIKFFGGDGFKLLDDVEDEFERLMNAAEDALPRPEGVHVGRVYEEPGHVAYEHFLQHTVDRRFDGLHVVLDCANGAAYSIAPAVFEKLGAKVTVLNNTPDGTNINVGCGSTHPHVVQRAVLELGADVGLAFDGDADRLIAVDESGGIVDGDFILAISAKWLHDRGQLKNDTVVATVMSNVGFVRAMEANGITVQRTAVGDRYVMEAMRQNHHILGGEQSGHIIYLNHTTTGDGILTALQLVNIMVEQAKPLSELATIMVRYPQILENVRVRDKQAWRENARIQEALRSGETLLGEDGRVLVRESGTEPIVRVMAEGPDEGVLRRCVADIVKVVKEELGA, from the coding sequence TTGTCCCGTTTGTTTGGTACCGATGGGGTGCGCGGAGTCGCGAACCGGGATTTGACACCTGAACTGGCTTTTCGGCTGGGGCGCGTGGGGGCGTATCTGCTGACCGGCAGCCGGCCAGGGGCTCGGTTTGTCATTGGAAAGGACACGCGCGTTTCTGGAGATATGTTGGAAGCCGCATTGCTCAGCGGCATTTTGTCCATGGGTGTGGACGCATTGCGGGTTGGCATCATGAGCACGCCGGGGGTCGCGTATCTGACGAAGCACCTTCACGCCGATGCAGGGGTGATGATTTCCGCTTCACACAACCCGGTGGAAGACAACGGCATCAAGTTCTTCGGCGGCGACGGGTTTAAGCTGCTGGACGACGTGGAAGATGAGTTTGAACGATTGATGAACGCCGCGGAGGATGCACTGCCTCGGCCGGAAGGGGTGCATGTCGGGCGCGTGTACGAAGAACCAGGACACGTCGCCTACGAACACTTTCTGCAGCACACGGTGGACAGGCGCTTCGACGGGCTGCACGTGGTCCTCGACTGCGCGAACGGTGCCGCCTATTCCATCGCGCCGGCGGTGTTCGAGAAGCTTGGGGCGAAGGTCACCGTCCTGAACAACACGCCCGATGGCACCAACATCAACGTAGGCTGCGGCTCAACCCATCCACACGTGGTCCAGCGCGCGGTGCTGGAACTGGGGGCGGATGTTGGGCTGGCGTTCGACGGTGACGCCGACCGGCTCATCGCGGTCGATGAATCGGGCGGGATCGTCGATGGGGATTTTATCCTTGCCATTAGCGCCAAATGGTTGCATGACCGGGGGCAGTTGAAGAATGATACGGTGGTAGCGACCGTCATGAGCAACGTAGGCTTCGTGCGTGCCATGGAAGCGAACGGCATCACCGTGCAGCGTACGGCCGTCGGCGACCGATACGTCATGGAAGCGATGCGTCAGAACCACCACATCCTGGGCGGAGAGCAGTCCGGCCACATCATTTACCTAAATCACACGACAACAGGCGATGGCATACTGACCGCCTTGCAGCTTGTGAATATCATGGTAGAACAAGCGAAGCCGCTGTCCGAGCTCGCGACCATCATGGTTCGTTATCCGCAAATCCTGGAGAATGTCCGTGTCAGGGACAAACAGGCTTGGCGGGAGAACGCGCGGATTCAGGAAGCGCTGCGGTCTGGGGAGACGCTGCTTGGCGAAGACGGTCGTGTGCTGGTTCGCGAGTCCGGGACAGAGCCGATTGTGCGGGTCATGGCCGAGGGGCCGGATGAAGGCGTGCTGCGCCGCTGTGTAGCGGACATCGTCAAGGTAGTGAAGGAGGAGCTGGGAGCCTGA
- the glmS gene encoding glutamine--fructose-6-phosphate transaminase (isomerizing): MCGIVGYVGTRDVSQVVIGGLRKLEYRGYDSAGIATLDDGKLRVVKSVGRLANLEEKLLHEPVQGHLGIGHTRWATHGKPSDENAHPHQDCSRRFAIVHNGIVENYLALREELISKGHQFKSETDTEVVVHLIEELFNGDFLQTMVQVGKRLRGAYALVAMTKDAPGTIIAMRKASPLIVGLGQGENFVASDIPAILEYTRNVYVLEDGEMAVVKADGVQCYSLDGEPVSKEVYAVTWDAVAAERGGYPHFMLKEIHEQPKAIRDTLLGRVSPDLSRVTLSELKWPEGFVKEIDRIHIVACGTAWHAGLVGKAVIEQLSGIPVEVDIASEYRYRDPIQTPNTLVIVISQSGETADTLAALREAKRRGRRVLAITNVVGSSAAREADDVLVTWAGPEIAVASTKAYTTQLVALYLLALYFAQERGRVSQDELHAILKGIDGLPQVAEQVLDTAPQIERFAKDWAHASDTFFIGRGLDFSVALEGALKLKEISYIHAEAYAAGELKHGTLALITDGVPVIALAMQDALYEKTVSNIKEVTARGAFVLGMTWVGDEELQKSVDQVIYVPHTLPLLAPIAAVIPLQLLAYYAAVARGNDVDKPRNLAKSVTVE; the protein is encoded by the coding sequence ATGTGTGGAATTGTTGGCTATGTCGGGACGCGTGACGTATCTCAGGTGGTGATTGGCGGACTTCGCAAACTGGAGTACCGCGGCTATGATTCCGCCGGGATCGCGACGTTGGACGATGGCAAGCTGCGCGTCGTGAAGTCCGTCGGGCGGTTGGCGAATCTTGAAGAGAAGCTGTTACATGAGCCTGTGCAAGGGCATTTGGGAATTGGGCATACACGATGGGCGACACACGGGAAACCATCGGACGAGAACGCGCATCCGCACCAGGATTGCAGCAGGCGGTTCGCCATTGTGCACAACGGCATTGTGGAGAACTACCTGGCACTGCGCGAAGAGCTCATCAGCAAGGGGCACCAGTTCAAGTCCGAAACGGACACGGAAGTGGTCGTCCACTTGATTGAGGAACTGTTCAACGGCGACTTTCTGCAGACGATGGTGCAGGTCGGGAAACGTCTGCGGGGTGCCTATGCACTGGTGGCCATGACCAAAGACGCACCGGGGACCATCATCGCAATGCGCAAGGCGAGCCCGTTGATTGTTGGGCTGGGGCAGGGAGAGAACTTTGTGGCTTCGGACATCCCGGCCATTCTCGAGTACACACGGAACGTGTACGTGCTGGAAGACGGCGAGATGGCGGTTGTCAAGGCGGACGGCGTCCAGTGTTACTCGCTGGACGGCGAACCGGTCAGCAAAGAGGTCTATGCTGTGACCTGGGACGCGGTGGCAGCCGAGCGCGGCGGGTACCCGCACTTCATGCTGAAGGAGATTCACGAGCAGCCAAAGGCGATTCGTGATACCTTGCTGGGCCGGGTATCTCCGGATTTATCTCGCGTGACGCTGTCGGAATTAAAGTGGCCGGAAGGCTTCGTGAAGGAGATTGACCGGATTCACATTGTCGCCTGTGGTACCGCGTGGCACGCAGGCCTGGTGGGCAAGGCTGTGATTGAGCAGCTGTCCGGCATTCCGGTCGAAGTGGACATCGCGTCCGAGTATCGCTATCGTGATCCGATTCAGACACCGAATACGCTGGTCATCGTCATTAGCCAGTCCGGCGAGACGGCCGATACGCTGGCTGCGCTGCGCGAAGCCAAGCGGCGCGGCCGCAGGGTGCTGGCCATCACGAACGTGGTCGGCAGTTCCGCCGCTCGCGAGGCTGACGACGTATTGGTGACTTGGGCGGGGCCGGAAATCGCGGTGGCGTCGACGAAGGCGTACACCACGCAGCTGGTGGCGCTGTATCTGCTGGCGCTCTACTTTGCGCAGGAGCGCGGGCGCGTCAGCCAGGATGAGCTGCACGCGATACTCAAGGGCATCGATGGGTTGCCGCAGGTGGCAGAGCAGGTGCTCGACACCGCGCCGCAAATCGAACGCTTCGCGAAGGACTGGGCGCACGCCAGCGATACGTTCTTCATTGGCAGAGGCCTGGATTTCTCCGTCGCGTTGGAAGGCGCGCTAAAGCTGAAGGAAATCTCCTACATTCACGCCGAAGCGTACGCGGCAGGAGAATTGAAGCACGGCACGCTGGCGTTGATTACGGACGGCGTTCCGGTCATCGCGCTGGCCATGCAGGATGCGCTGTACGAGAAGACGGTCAGCAATATCAAGGAAGTCACGGCACGCGGGGCGTTTGTGCTCGGCATGACATGGGTCGGGGACGAGGAACTGCAGAAGTCCGTGGACCAGGTGATTTACGTCCCGCACACGCTGCCGCTGTTGGCGCCGATCGCGGCCGTGATCCCATTGCAGCTGCTGGCGTACTACGCGGCCGTCGCCCGCGGCAACGACGTCGACAAGCCGCGGAACCTGGCGAAGTCGGTGACGGTGGAGTAA
- a CDS encoding GntR family transcriptional regulator, translating into MYLPGTRLFEEKISEEFEMSLTPIREAMKQFEADGIVTRKQHQALFVRSFSWEEAKNVYDLRRVLEPFAIELSGQNVDHNTLSILDGLIDQQAVALKTGRNDELQYLNYRFHVTLAKMSRNQLLENMIERLWMMVPLLRAAAWSVSETRPVRVLEEHRMIVDCLRNNPAQAVEAARVHVNHSWDNVRSALLQALHT; encoded by the coding sequence ATGTACTTACCGGGAACACGACTTTTCGAAGAAAAAATCTCTGAGGAATTCGAAATGTCCTTGACGCCGATTCGCGAGGCGATGAAGCAATTTGAGGCAGATGGTATCGTGACAAGGAAGCAACATCAAGCGTTGTTCGTGCGCAGTTTTTCATGGGAGGAAGCGAAGAACGTTTACGACCTGCGCAGAGTATTAGAACCGTTCGCCATCGAGTTGTCCGGACAAAACGTTGATCATAACACCCTGTCTATTCTGGATGGATTGATTGACCAGCAAGCAGTAGCTTTGAAGACTGGACGGAACGACGAACTTCAATACTTGAACTATAGGTTCCATGTGACGTTGGCGAAGATGAGCAGGAATCAGTTATTAGAAAATATGATAGAACGATTGTGGATGATGGTGCCTCTGTTGAGAGCGGCAGCATGGAGTGTCAGTGAAACGCGCCCAGTCAGGGTACTTGAGGAGCACCGAATGATTGTAGACTGCTTAAGAAATAACCCCGCACAAGCAGTGGAGGCTGCGCGAGTACACGTGAACCACAGTTGGGATAATGTCCGGAGTGCTCTGCTGCAGGCGTTGCATACATAA
- a CDS encoding MFS transporter, which translates to MTGLEYGSEYSVVQQKLDNAPISSVHRKINMLIAGGMFIDGINLYMLSPILALFVVSGFSNVNHNANILFCNFLGLAIGSIVSGVVADRLGRQKMYQINLFVFGFASIIAALMPNVVWFTVFRFIIGLALGGEIITGYSTLAEFVPPRRRGVNNNLLNAVVSIGQPVSAFVGLALLPTVGWRSMFIVVGILGLVMWALRKTLPESPRWLEKNGYITLATTIADGISNGESLRSIREKVKGIGRDTEGTHSSAVKKKLGFAQLFSGKLIKRTIIAILLQCVQLCVVFGFTSWVPTMFVSAHFTLAHSLYYTAVMGLGLPIGGLVGVFWSDSLGRKAVMVGSGILGCAFGVLYGITLIHGGSPVVILLLGFLTEVTIMAFGGVSISTYLPELFPTEVRVTGTGLAVAIGRVASAVFPYAVVAVLHHYGVEWVFGMIAFVLAIGVVTALFGEETNKRSLEELDREVLSI; encoded by the coding sequence TTGACTGGGTTAGAATATGGTTCTGAGTATTCAGTTGTTCAGCAAAAGCTCGATAATGCACCTATCTCGTCCGTCCATCGAAAGATTAATATGCTGATCGCAGGCGGCATGTTTATTGATGGAATAAACTTGTATATGTTAAGTCCGATTTTAGCTCTGTTTGTCGTATCGGGGTTCTCGAACGTCAATCATAATGCAAACATTTTGTTCTGTAACTTCCTTGGTTTGGCGATTGGATCGATCGTATCTGGCGTGGTTGCTGACCGTCTTGGACGACAGAAAATGTACCAAATTAATCTATTTGTGTTTGGATTCGCATCCATCATTGCGGCCCTGATGCCTAACGTAGTTTGGTTTACTGTCTTCCGCTTTATTATCGGCCTCGCTTTGGGAGGCGAAATTATTACGGGGTACTCCACTCTGGCTGAGTTTGTTCCTCCGAGACGTCGTGGTGTCAACAACAACCTGCTCAATGCAGTCGTCAGTATCGGTCAACCGGTATCTGCGTTTGTAGGACTCGCACTGTTGCCTACCGTCGGGTGGCGATCGATGTTCATCGTGGTCGGCATTCTGGGATTGGTGATGTGGGCACTCCGCAAGACGCTGCCAGAGTCCCCACGCTGGTTGGAGAAGAATGGCTACATCACTTTAGCGACGACCATTGCGGACGGAATTAGCAACGGTGAATCTTTGCGGTCGATTCGTGAGAAAGTGAAAGGAATCGGTCGCGACACGGAGGGTACACACAGTTCTGCAGTGAAAAAGAAGCTGGGATTTGCACAGTTGTTTAGCGGGAAGCTTATCAAGCGAACGATCATCGCAATTTTGCTGCAGTGCGTACAGCTGTGCGTGGTTTTTGGGTTTACGTCCTGGGTTCCAACCATGTTTGTATCTGCGCACTTTACCTTAGCACACTCCTTGTACTATACAGCGGTTATGGGGCTCGGCCTTCCTATCGGTGGTTTAGTGGGAGTGTTTTGGAGTGACTCCTTGGGAAGAAAAGCTGTCATGGTCGGATCCGGTATTCTAGGCTGTGCTTTTGGCGTACTGTACGGTATTACACTGATCCATGGTGGTAGCCCGGTTGTCATACTTTTGTTGGGGTTCCTGACAGAGGTCACAATCATGGCGTTTGGCGGTGTGAGCATCTCCACGTACCTGCCTGAACTCTTCCCGACAGAAGTGCGAGTTACCGGTACCGGATTGGCCGTTGCAATCGGTCGCGTCGCCAGTGCTGTATTCCCTTATGCTGTGGTTGCTGTGTTGCATCACTATGGTGTTGAATGGGTATTCGGCATGATTGCCTTCGTACTTGCCATCGGTGTCGTGACCGCACTCTTCGGTGAAGAGACGAACAAGAGGTCGTTGGAGGAACTTGACAGAGAGGTACTATCAATTTGA
- a CDS encoding MmgE/PrpD family protein, translated as MEQNTLTLEKLSKWALSTKKEEIPQEVIEHAKKSLVNWLAVTWAGQETEEGRIFCGDNTQGWVLGSGNAVALGVKRGVSPMNAAFINGANAHVLDFDDTHLGTVIHPSAPVFAALLSVIGEDAIVSGSDVLGAFSVACELFIRIGISVNPKHYDSGWHITASLGGFGGAFAIAKLMGFNLKQTVNAAALAGLGTSGFRSAFGTMGKPYQVGLAASNSVLAAEMAQMGADGPANFLESNRGLMITTDRIDYSAFDDLGRRWEFMNNSFKPYPCGVVTHPVIDGGVEIHNLGIAPNEIEAIVGAVHPLVNELTAIQNPTEGLDGKFSATFLLALSICDGFVVPAQFNKECLARTDIRELMSKITFVNSKDMARDAVELKIRLKIGSERIVRIDHASGSVENPMNWKQVEEKYYRLTSAWGKSKQDEILSFLKGFDAAPRASTLVEYMKQLSYV; from the coding sequence ATGGAACAAAACACCCTCACACTTGAAAAACTTTCGAAGTGGGCGTTGTCCACGAAAAAGGAAGAAATTCCACAAGAGGTTATTGAACATGCAAAAAAGTCACTGGTGAATTGGCTAGCGGTGACCTGGGCCGGTCAGGAGACTGAAGAAGGACGAATCTTCTGTGGCGACAACACACAAGGATGGGTTCTGGGCTCTGGAAATGCAGTCGCCCTTGGAGTGAAACGGGGTGTCAGCCCGATGAACGCCGCGTTCATAAACGGCGCCAATGCCCATGTACTGGATTTTGACGACACACACTTAGGCACCGTGATACATCCGAGTGCACCTGTATTTGCAGCGCTGTTATCCGTGATCGGAGAAGACGCAATTGTCAGCGGATCGGATGTTTTGGGGGCATTCTCCGTTGCATGTGAACTATTTATCCGGATAGGAATTTCCGTAAATCCAAAGCATTATGACTCAGGATGGCACATTACCGCCAGCCTCGGTGGATTTGGAGGCGCATTCGCGATCGCGAAATTAATGGGCTTTAACTTGAAACAAACCGTCAACGCTGCAGCCTTAGCAGGGTTGGGAACAAGTGGGTTCCGGTCTGCGTTTGGAACGATGGGCAAACCGTATCAAGTAGGTTTGGCTGCAAGCAACTCTGTGCTGGCTGCCGAAATGGCACAAATGGGTGCTGATGGGCCTGCGAACTTCCTGGAGAGCAATCGCGGCCTAATGATTACTACGGATAGAATTGATTACTCTGCCTTTGATGACCTTGGCCGACGTTGGGAATTTATGAATAACAGTTTCAAGCCTTATCCGTGTGGCGTTGTCACGCATCCAGTAATTGACGGTGGCGTTGAGATTCATAACCTGGGTATTGCCCCCAATGAGATTGAGGCGATCGTGGGCGCAGTTCATCCGCTCGTCAACGAATTAACGGCGATTCAGAACCCAACTGAAGGTCTGGACGGCAAGTTCAGCGCGACATTCCTCCTGGCATTGTCCATATGCGATGGATTCGTGGTACCAGCACAGTTCAACAAGGAATGTTTGGCGCGAACCGACATTAGAGAACTGATGAGCAAAATCACATTTGTTAACTCGAAGGATATGGCTCGAGATGCAGTTGAACTGAAAATTCGCTTGAAGATCGGAAGTGAGCGCATCGTACGTATCGACCATGCGTCCGGCAGTGTCGAAAATCCGATGAATTGGAAGCAGGTTGAAGAAAAGTACTATCGATTGACCAGCGCATGGGGCAAATCGAAACAAGATGAAATTTTGTCCTTTCTGAAGGGATTTGACGCTGCACCCCGGGCATCCACCTTGGTGGAGTACATGAAGCAACTTTCCTACGTTTGA
- a CDS encoding pirin family protein: MLKVYPAASRFADDHGWLKTYHSFSFADYYDPSNVNFGPMRVLNDDTVAPARGFGPHPHREMEIVSIVLKGQLQHRDNTGITEIIKRGDVQRMSAGTGIVHSEMNPSPTEEVNFLQLWFEPNEYGLQPSYEQVTYDEANMKNALLPVVSNRVAADHVAYIHQDLTLYLSQLEAGRTLTFTQAPNRRVFLFVTEGALTLNQDTHLERRDAARITEVTSLDIQTVQGATFLLIDLC, encoded by the coding sequence ATGCTCAAGGTGTACCCAGCAGCGTCTCGGTTTGCGGACGATCACGGTTGGCTCAAGACATATCATAGTTTTTCATTCGCGGATTATTATGATCCGAGCAACGTGAACTTTGGCCCTATGCGGGTGCTGAACGACGATACGGTAGCCCCGGCCCGTGGATTTGGCCCGCATCCCCATCGGGAAATGGAAATCGTGTCAATCGTCTTAAAAGGCCAATTACAGCACCGAGACAACACGGGCATCACGGAAATCATCAAACGTGGAGACGTTCAACGCATGAGCGCGGGCACTGGAATTGTTCATTCGGAAATGAATCCCTCTCCTACGGAAGAAGTAAACTTTCTCCAGCTGTGGTTTGAGCCGAACGAGTACGGACTGCAGCCTTCGTACGAGCAAGTCACATACGACGAAGCCAACATGAAAAACGCCTTGTTGCCGGTGGTGTCCAACCGTGTGGCTGCCGACCATGTGGCGTACATCCACCAGGACCTGACCCTGTATCTGTCGCAACTGGAAGCTGGTCGGACGCTGACGTTTACGCAAGCGCCAAACCGGCGAGTCTTTTTGTTCGTCACGGAAGGAGCATTAACCCTGAATCAGGACACGCACCTGGAGAGACGGGATGCGGCGCGCATCACGGAAGTCACATCTTTAGACATCCAAACGGTCCAGGGTGCGACGTTTTTGTTGATTGACCTCTGCTGA
- a CDS encoding manganese efflux pump MntP, with amino-acid sequence MSWLSTVLTAILIGLGSNLDNCGTGMAYGSHNMKFPHWVNGIINAIGFCTALLGAYAGHVVSHYISTVEASWTACIVLSSIGLFFWYSQYIHPRISPRRENLRLLQPGWRQGFILGLGLSFTNLTVGFGATVSNLSTTWVIAASIGFWGYIMLWAGNVVGYRVLVKSLGRYSSFFAGLILILVGIHQVTG; translated from the coding sequence ATGAGTTGGCTCAGCACGGTTCTTACGGCAATTCTGATTGGACTGGGTTCAAATCTTGACAACTGCGGTACGGGGATGGCCTACGGAAGCCATAACATGAAATTTCCGCATTGGGTGAACGGCATCATCAATGCGATTGGCTTTTGTACGGCGCTTCTCGGTGCCTACGCGGGCCATGTCGTCTCTCACTATATTTCAACTGTCGAGGCATCCTGGACGGCATGCATTGTGCTGAGCAGCATCGGTTTATTTTTCTGGTATTCACAATACATTCACCCCCGGATTTCTCCTCGCCGTGAAAATCTACGTTTGCTGCAACCCGGTTGGCGGCAGGGATTTATTTTAGGGCTTGGACTTTCATTTACAAATCTCACGGTCGGATTTGGTGCTACCGTTTCGAATCTTTCAACCACCTGGGTCATCGCGGCTAGCATTGGCTTCTGGGGATACATCATGCTGTGGGCAGGGAATGTTGTCGGCTACCGAGTTTTGGTGAAATCGCTGGGCAGGTATTCATCGTTTTTCGCAGGACTCATCCTCATTTTGGTTGGCATTCACCAAGTCACAGGATAA
- a CDS encoding DUF190 domain-containing protein, with protein sequence MGKGTLLQIHLHEGDRKGLLGRLVYEDIVHDLWKSGAPGITVFRGEEGLDAHRHIQNIHSEYMSDNLPVDLDVYGTQREIEDIIVHLDKQLQTTNGEAFCFAEVVDVKDGDWRDEAVREDDAALRIYMKENDEYNGQPLYHALVVSLRDIGISWVTVTRALEGFGAEHVVHKAKLFRLSEHAPVSVEAVLSSSKIQEVIDKLQPLIQSASGPAILLQGRMVSRDK encoded by the coding sequence ATGGGCAAAGGAACGTTGCTGCAAATCCACCTTCACGAAGGTGACAGAAAGGGTCTGCTGGGCAGACTGGTCTACGAAGATATCGTCCATGATCTTTGGAAATCGGGTGCCCCGGGCATCACGGTATTTCGCGGTGAAGAAGGCCTGGATGCTCACAGACATATTCAGAATATCCATTCCGAATATATGTCAGACAATCTCCCCGTGGATTTAGATGTGTATGGAACACAACGAGAAATCGAAGACATTATTGTACATCTTGACAAACAACTTCAAACAACCAACGGAGAAGCATTTTGCTTTGCCGAAGTGGTTGACGTGAAAGATGGAGACTGGAGGGATGAAGCAGTGCGTGAAGATGACGCGGCTCTGAGAATCTATATGAAAGAAAATGACGAATACAACGGACAACCCTTGTACCATGCACTGGTCGTCTCCCTCCGTGATATTGGGATTTCGTGGGTGACGGTCACGCGCGCTTTGGAGGGATTCGGAGCAGAACACGTGGTGCACAAGGCCAAATTGTTTCGTTTGTCCGAGCACGCCCCAGTGTCGGTTGAAGCGGTCCTATCGTCCTCTAAAATTCAGGAGGTCATTGACAAACTACAACCGCTCATCCAGTCGGCGTCTGGTCCAGCAATTTTGTTACAGGGCCGGATGGTTTCCAGGGACAAGTAA
- a CDS encoding fluoride efflux transporter FluC: protein MITTSLLVAGGAMVGALSRYGIGRFVTQWTRGDFPWGTWMINVSGTLLLGLFFQLFQALHHAPNAWLFLGTGFCGAYTTFSTMSVETVQQFRSRPLKACGYVGSSYACGFILAWITQWI from the coding sequence ATGATCACAACGTCTCTCCTCGTCGCTGGCGGAGCGATGGTCGGTGCATTGTCCAGATACGGCATCGGTCGTTTCGTCACGCAGTGGACCCGAGGTGATTTTCCCTGGGGTACTTGGATGATAAATGTCAGCGGAACGTTACTTCTTGGGCTGTTCTTTCAGTTATTTCAAGCTCTTCACCACGCCCCAAATGCATGGTTATTTTTAGGGACCGGGTTTTGTGGAGCCTATACCACTTTTTCCACGATGTCCGTCGAAACCGTGCAACAATTTCGGTCCCGGCCCCTCAAAGCATGTGGGTATGTAGGCAGTTCATACGCTTGCGGTTTCATTCTGGCATGGATCACGCAATGGATTTGA
- a CDS encoding fluoride efflux transporter FluC yields MNLLAIAVGGMIGGVLRMFLETCIPTPGSFPFGTLVINLSGSFVLGLFYRFADNHGLPAWIRNGFGVGLIGAFTTFSTFCLESVQLLHIHPVLMPVYTLVSLLGGPVLAFIGDKIAFGMTRPTSETRESIAQ; encoded by the coding sequence ATGAACTTACTGGCAATCGCGGTCGGTGGAATGATTGGCGGCGTGCTTCGGATGTTTTTAGAAACCTGCATCCCGACCCCTGGTTCATTTCCATTTGGAACACTTGTGATAAACTTATCTGGTTCGTTCGTGCTGGGACTCTTTTACCGTTTTGCGGACAACCACGGACTCCCCGCCTGGATTCGAAACGGATTCGGCGTAGGCCTCATCGGGGCTTTTACGACCTTCTCTACATTTTGCTTGGAATCGGTGCAGCTGTTGCACATACACCCTGTACTTATGCCGGTGTACACCCTGGTCAGCCTGCTTGGAGGGCCAGTGTTGGCCTTCATTGGAGACAAGATTGCATTCGGGATGACTCGGCCCACAAGCGAGACACGCGAGTCAATCGCCCAATGA